From Garra rufa chromosome 19, GarRuf1.0, whole genome shotgun sequence, the proteins below share one genomic window:
- the ehmt1b gene encoding histone-lysine N-methyltransferase EHMT1 isoform X6 encodes MASMKTEPSSLANGNSGKRETMKSEGTKESRSDQEEGGDEDHSNGQADPLREATELNGTYENTDTKRTEQNLSAQGSPARSSTMENGLSETEPPHGSTVGSNGYILNKQQEDTVSAPHRTNWSPVGGSTLGHGTNKSSPPSASTLRPPDQGSSNSAASPTERRAETETKNGIVSNTPPPTIHRARKTMSRPASNQILKLLNRENKEPVVVKDDSLSKPEAVQPQPSLIQNQLPQSQTDVTSVLNTTPAKPQTVAAVSRKKKRKMGTYSLVPKKKNKVLKQRTVLEMFQRMSQSQANPQAKEAVHVNGERMENESDEEESEEGEDTEEDEELGREDIAKASQEGSKIASGSQPLEEEQESEESPEGEGEEEGNESDLSSESSLKKKWKKKVKGDHAWLRPSRKRKRKLKAKTEGLSGMESQSQSESQSSPSAPSDNRKEYKEVPLDSLNLAAQEALLTSPSTAVSGSVVSTDADMVQELPLCSCRMEMPKSREILTLADRKCMATESIDGQLSRCQSAVLKHEMMRPSNSVQLLVLCEDHRTGMVKHQCCPGCGFFCRAGVFMECQPEVNISHRFHRACASVLNGQSFCPHCGEEVSKAKEVTIAKADTTSTVPLTHGPCTPSTSEGKADTTTGGSTRLSVLGEGKADSTLSKPQSQDTSVSPLGSKIVPVGAGSGIGSPPGPPKETLESVLLALDAEKPKKLRFHPKQLYISAKQGELQKVLLMLVDGIDPNFKMESQNKRTPLHVAAEAGHQEVCHMLVQAGANLDMCDEDQRTPLMEACENNHLDTVRYLLRAGAIVSHKDVEGSTCLHLAAKTGHFGIVQHLLSTGLVDINCQDDGGWTAMIWATEYKHVDQVKLLLSKGADINIRDKEENICLHWAAFSGCVEIAEILLDAKCDLNAVNIHGDSPSHIASREGRVDCVNMFLSRGADISLKNKEGETPMECCSQNSKVWNALQASKKQKEANSKNGPIEKLLNRDIARGYEKVPIPCVNAVDSEPCPDNYKYVPDSCVTSPMNIDKNITHLQYCVCKDDCSSASCMCGQLSLRCWYDKESRLLPEFCNEEPPLIFECNHACSCWRNCKNRVVQNGLRIRLQLFRTQMMGWGVKTLQDIPQGTFVCEYVGEIISDAEADVRENDSYLFSLDSKVGDMYCVDARFYGNISRFINHHCEPNLFPCRVFTSHQDLRFPHIAFFASKNISAGDELGFDYGDHFWDVKGKLFSCQCGSSKCKHSATAVAQSQADSTPGDQQPSALPDTSSSTPSSPS; translated from the exons CCCTCCAGTTTGGCCAATGGGAATTCAGGCAAGAGGGAAACCATGAAGTCCGAGGGGACAAAAGAGTCTCGTAGTGATCAAGAAGAGG GAGGAGATGAAGATCACTCAAACGGGCAAGCAGACCCTCTCAGAGAGGCCACTGAGTTGAATGGGACCTATGAAAACACGGACACAAAGAGAACTGAACAGAACCTCTCTGCGCAAGGGTCACCAGCTCGATCCTCAACCATGGAGAACGGACTGTCAGAGACTGAGCCGCCCCATGGCTCTACAGTGGGCAGCAATGGATATATTCTAAACAAACAGCAGGAAGACACAGTATCGGCCCCACATAGGACTAACTGGTCCCCCGTAGGGGGTTCCACATTGGGGCATGGGACTAATAAAAGCTCGCCACCTTCAGCTTCTACATTGCGACCCCCAGATCAGGGTTCTTCAAACAGTGCTGCAAGCCCAACAGAGAGACGAGCGGAAACAGAGACTAAAAACGGCATAGTGTCCAATACACCCCCACCAACGATACACCGTGCACGCAAAACTATGTCAAGGCCGGCATCAAACCAGATACTAAAG CTTTTGAACAGGGAAAACAAGGAGCCAGTCGTGGTGAAAGATGACAGTCTGAGTAAACCAGAGGCAGTGCAGCCTCAGCCATCTCTAATCCAGAATCAGCTACCTCAAAGCCAAACTGACGTCACATCTGTACTGAACACCACACCAGCCAAGCCACAAACAG TAGCAGCCGTGTCAaggaagaagaaaagaaagatggGAACATATAGTCTTGTGCCCAAGAAGAAAAATAAAGTCTTGAAACAACGCACAGTTCTGGAGATGTTTCAGCGCATGTCCCAGTCTCAAGCCAACCCTCAG GCAAAGGAAGCCGTGCATGTGAATGGCGAGAGAATGGAGAACGAGTCTGATGAGGAAGAGTCAGAGGAAGGAGAAGACACGGAAGAGGATGAGGAGCTAGGCAGAGAGGATATAGCCAAAGCCTCTCAGGAGGGATCCAAGATAGCTTCAGGTTCTCAG CCTCTTGAAGAAGAACAGGAGTCCGAGGAGTCACCAGAGGGTGAAGGTGAAGAGGAAGGGAATGAATCAGACTTG AGTTCAGAGTCCAGTTTGAAAAAGAAATGGAAAAAGAAAGTCAAAGGGGACCACGCCTGGCTCCGACCATCAAGGAAACGCAAGAGGAAATTGAAAGCGAAAACCGAAGGACTTTCAG GAATGGAGTCCCAGTCTCAATCTGAGAGCCAGAGCTCCCCATCAGCCCCTTCTGACAATAGGAAAGAATATAAGGAAGTCCCACTAGACTCCCTCAACTTAGCAGCACAGGAAGCATTACTGACATCTCCGAGCACAG CTGTTTCAGGGTCAGTGGTGAGCACAGATGCTGACATGGTGCAGGAACTGCCTCTGTGCAGCTGTCGAATGGAGATGCCTAAGAGCCGAGAAATTCTCACGCTTGCGGACAGGAAGTGTATGGCAACCGAGAGCATTGACGGTCAG CTGAGCCGTTGTCAGAGTGCAGTGCTGAAGCACGAGATGATGAGGCCTTCAAACTCAGTCCAACTGCTGGTTCTGTGTGAAGACCATCGCACGGGCATGGTCAAACATCAGTGCTGCCCAGGCTGTGGCTTCTTTTGCAGAGCC GGCGTCTTCATGGAGTGTCAGCCAGAGGTGAACATCTCCCACCGGTTTCATCGAGCCTGTGCCTCGGTGCTCAACGGTCAGAGCTTTTGTCCACACTGTGGAGAGGAGGTCAGCAAGGCGAAAGAGGTCACCATTGCCAAGGCCGATACGACGTCTACTGTGCCTCTCACACATGGCCCTTGCACACCCAGCACCTCAGAGGGCAAAGCAGACACCACCACTGGAGG GTCCACCCGGCTCTCGGTTCTTGGAGAGGGCAAAGCAGACAGCACCTTATCTAAACCACAGTCACAGGACACATCTGTGTCCCCTTTGGGCTCCAAAATCGTACCTGTAGGAGCTGGGTCTGGAATCGGATCTCCACCAGGACCACCTAAAGAAACTCTGGAAAGTGTCCTGCTGGCTCTAGATGCAGAGAA ACCCAAGAAGCTTCGGTTTCACCCAAAACAGCTGTATATTTCTGCCAAACAAGGAGAGCTGCAGAAGGTCTTATTGATGTTGG TGGATGGAATAGACCCTAACTTCAAAATGGAAAGCCAAAACAAACGCACACCGCTCCATGTAGCAGCTGAAGCAGGTCATCAGGAAGTCTGCCATATGCTGGTGCAG GCTGGTGCAAACCTTGACATGTGTGATGAGGACCAGCGGACGCCCCTTATGGAGGCCTGTGAGAACAATCATCTTGACACAGTACGCTATCTTCTGAGGGCTGGAGCCATCGTCTCTCACAAG GATGTTGAAGGTTCAACATGTCTCCATCTTGCTGCTAAGACTGGGCACTTCGGCATTGTACAACATTTGCTGTCTACAGGGCTTGTAGATATTAACTGCCAG GATGATGGAGGTTGGACAGCCATGATTTGGGCCACGGAGTACAAACATGTAGACCAAGTAAAACTCTTGCTCTCCAAAGGGGCTGATATCAACATTCGAGACAAG GAGGAAAATATCTGTTTGCACTGGGCGGCATTCTCTGGCTGTGTGGAGATAGCTGAGATCCTGCTTGATGCCAAGTGTGATCTCAACGCTGTCAACATCCATGGAGACTCACCCTCGCACATAGCATCACGGGAGGGCCGGGTCGACTGTGTGAA catgtttctgTCACGGGGGGCTGACATAAGCCTTAAAAACAAAGAAGGAGAGACGCCTATGGAGTGCTGCAGCCAGAACTCGAAAGTTTGGAATGCCCTTCAAGCTAGCAAAAAGCAGAAAGAAGCTAACAGCAAGAATGGCCCTATAGAGAAGCTTCTCAACAG GGACATCGCCAGAGGCTACGAGAAAGTCCCCATCCCGTGTGTGAATGCAGTGGATAGCGAACCCTGTCCTGACAACTACAAATATGTCCCTGATAGCTGTGTGACATCCCCGATGAACATTGACAAAAACATCACCCACTTGCAG TACTGCGTCTGTAAGGACGATTGCTCCTCAGCTAGTTGCATGTGTGGCCAACTCAGCTTGCGCTGCTGGTATGATAAA GAGAGCCGTCTGCTGCCTGAGTTCTGCAATGAGGAGCCACCTCTTATATTTGAGTGCAACCATGCCTGCTCATGCTGGAGAAACTGCAAAAACCGTGTGGTACAGAACGGCCTGAG GATAAGACTGCAGTTGTTCAGGACACAGATGATGGGATGGGGTGTCAAGACATTACAGGATATCCCACAAGGAACGTTTGTGTGCGA ATACGTGGGAGAAATCATCTCTGACGCCGAAGCAGATGTCAGAGAAAATGACTCCTATCTTTTCAGTCTGGACAGCAAG GTGGGTGATATGTACTGTGTTGATGCGCGTTTCTACGGCAACATCAGCCGTTTCATAAACCATCACTGCGAGCCGAATCTGTTCCCGTGTCGAGTGTTCACCTCTCACCAGGACCTCAGATTTCCTCACATCGCGTTCTTCGCCTCCAAGAACATCAGTGCCGGAGACGAACTCGG GTTTGATTACGGCGATCACTTTTGGGACGTTAAAGGGAAGCTGTTCAGCTGCCAGTGTGGCTCATCCAAATGCAAGCACTCAGCCACCGCCGTCGCCCAGAGTCAGGCAGACAGCACGCCGGGAGACCAGCAGCCCAGCGCCCTGCCCGATACCAGCTCGTCCACCCCATCCAGCCCCAGCTAA
- the ehmt1b gene encoding histone-lysine N-methyltransferase EHMT1 isoform X4, with protein sequence MASMKTEPSSLANGNSGKRETMKSEGTKESRSDQEEGGDEDHSNGQADPLREATELNGTYENTDTKRTEQNLSAQGSPARSSTMENGLSETEPPHGSTVGSNGYILNKQQEDTVSAPHRTNWSPVGGSTLGHGTNKSSPPSASTLRPPDQGSSNSAASPTERRAETETKNGIVSNTPPPTIHRARKTMSRPASNQILKLLNRENKEPVVVKDDSLSKPEAVQPQPSLIQNQLPQSQTDVTSVLNTTPAKPQTVAAVSRKKKRKMGTYSLVPKKKNKVLKQRTVLEMFQRMSQSQANPQQAKEAVHVNGERMENESDEEESEEGEDTEEDEELGREDIAKASQEGSKIASGSQPLEEEQESEESPEGEGEEEGNESDLSSESSLKKKWKKKVKGDHAWLRPSRKRKRKLKAKTEGLSGMESQSQSESQSSPSAPSDNRKEYKEVPLDSLNLAAQEALLTSPSTAVSGSVVSTDADMVQELPLCSCRMEMPKSREILTLADRKCMATESIDGQLSRCQSAVLKHEMMRPSNSVQLLVLCEDHRTGMVKHQCCPGCGFFCRAGVFMECQPEVNISHRFHRACASVLNGQSFCPHCGEEVSKAKEVTIAKADTTSTVPLTHGPCTPSTSEGKADTTTGGSTRLSVLGEGKADSTLSKPQSQDTSVSPLGSKIVPVGAGSGIGSPPGPPKETLESVLLALDAEKPKKLRFHPKQLYISAKQGELQKVLLMLVDGIDPNFKMESQNKRTPLHVAAEAGHQEVCHMLVQAGANLDMCDEDQRTPLMEACENNHLDTVRYLLRAGAIVSHKDVEGSTCLHLAAKTGHFGIVQHLLSTGLVDINCQDDGGWTAMIWATEYKHVDQVKLLLSKGADINIRDKEENICLHWAAFSGCVEIAEILLDAKCDLNAVNIHGDSPSHIASREGRVDCVNMFLSRGADISLKNKEGETPMECCSQNSKVWNALQASKKQKEANSKNGPIEKLLNRDIARGYEKVPIPCVNAVDSEPCPDNYKYVPDSCVTSPMNIDKNITHLQYCVCKDDCSSASCMCGQLSLRCWYDKESRLLPEFCNEEPPLIFECNHACSCWRNCKNRVVQNGLRIRLQLFRTQMMGWGVKTLQDIPQGTFVCEYVGEIISDAEADVRENDSYLFSLDSKVGDMYCVDARFYGNISRFINHHCEPNLFPCRVFTSHQDLRFPHIAFFASKNISAGDELGFDYGDHFWDVKGKLFSCQCGSSKCKHSATAVAQSQADSTPGDQQPSALPDTSSSTPSSPS encoded by the exons CCCTCCAGTTTGGCCAATGGGAATTCAGGCAAGAGGGAAACCATGAAGTCCGAGGGGACAAAAGAGTCTCGTAGTGATCAAGAAGAGG GAGGAGATGAAGATCACTCAAACGGGCAAGCAGACCCTCTCAGAGAGGCCACTGAGTTGAATGGGACCTATGAAAACACGGACACAAAGAGAACTGAACAGAACCTCTCTGCGCAAGGGTCACCAGCTCGATCCTCAACCATGGAGAACGGACTGTCAGAGACTGAGCCGCCCCATGGCTCTACAGTGGGCAGCAATGGATATATTCTAAACAAACAGCAGGAAGACACAGTATCGGCCCCACATAGGACTAACTGGTCCCCCGTAGGGGGTTCCACATTGGGGCATGGGACTAATAAAAGCTCGCCACCTTCAGCTTCTACATTGCGACCCCCAGATCAGGGTTCTTCAAACAGTGCTGCAAGCCCAACAGAGAGACGAGCGGAAACAGAGACTAAAAACGGCATAGTGTCCAATACACCCCCACCAACGATACACCGTGCACGCAAAACTATGTCAAGGCCGGCATCAAACCAGATACTAAAG CTTTTGAACAGGGAAAACAAGGAGCCAGTCGTGGTGAAAGATGACAGTCTGAGTAAACCAGAGGCAGTGCAGCCTCAGCCATCTCTAATCCAGAATCAGCTACCTCAAAGCCAAACTGACGTCACATCTGTACTGAACACCACACCAGCCAAGCCACAAACAG TAGCAGCCGTGTCAaggaagaagaaaagaaagatggGAACATATAGTCTTGTGCCCAAGAAGAAAAATAAAGTCTTGAAACAACGCACAGTTCTGGAGATGTTTCAGCGCATGTCCCAGTCTCAAGCCAACCCTCAG CAGGCAAAGGAAGCCGTGCATGTGAATGGCGAGAGAATGGAGAACGAGTCTGATGAGGAAGAGTCAGAGGAAGGAGAAGACACGGAAGAGGATGAGGAGCTAGGCAGAGAGGATATAGCCAAAGCCTCTCAGGAGGGATCCAAGATAGCTTCAGGTTCTCAG CCTCTTGAAGAAGAACAGGAGTCCGAGGAGTCACCAGAGGGTGAAGGTGAAGAGGAAGGGAATGAATCAGACTTG AGTTCAGAGTCCAGTTTGAAAAAGAAATGGAAAAAGAAAGTCAAAGGGGACCACGCCTGGCTCCGACCATCAAGGAAACGCAAGAGGAAATTGAAAGCGAAAACCGAAGGACTTTCAG GAATGGAGTCCCAGTCTCAATCTGAGAGCCAGAGCTCCCCATCAGCCCCTTCTGACAATAGGAAAGAATATAAGGAAGTCCCACTAGACTCCCTCAACTTAGCAGCACAGGAAGCATTACTGACATCTCCGAGCACAG CTGTTTCAGGGTCAGTGGTGAGCACAGATGCTGACATGGTGCAGGAACTGCCTCTGTGCAGCTGTCGAATGGAGATGCCTAAGAGCCGAGAAATTCTCACGCTTGCGGACAGGAAGTGTATGGCAACCGAGAGCATTGACGGTCAG CTGAGCCGTTGTCAGAGTGCAGTGCTGAAGCACGAGATGATGAGGCCTTCAAACTCAGTCCAACTGCTGGTTCTGTGTGAAGACCATCGCACGGGCATGGTCAAACATCAGTGCTGCCCAGGCTGTGGCTTCTTTTGCAGAGCC GGCGTCTTCATGGAGTGTCAGCCAGAGGTGAACATCTCCCACCGGTTTCATCGAGCCTGTGCCTCGGTGCTCAACGGTCAGAGCTTTTGTCCACACTGTGGAGAGGAGGTCAGCAAGGCGAAAGAGGTCACCATTGCCAAGGCCGATACGACGTCTACTGTGCCTCTCACACATGGCCCTTGCACACCCAGCACCTCAGAGGGCAAAGCAGACACCACCACTGGAGG GTCCACCCGGCTCTCGGTTCTTGGAGAGGGCAAAGCAGACAGCACCTTATCTAAACCACAGTCACAGGACACATCTGTGTCCCCTTTGGGCTCCAAAATCGTACCTGTAGGAGCTGGGTCTGGAATCGGATCTCCACCAGGACCACCTAAAGAAACTCTGGAAAGTGTCCTGCTGGCTCTAGATGCAGAGAA ACCCAAGAAGCTTCGGTTTCACCCAAAACAGCTGTATATTTCTGCCAAACAAGGAGAGCTGCAGAAGGTCTTATTGATGTTGG TGGATGGAATAGACCCTAACTTCAAAATGGAAAGCCAAAACAAACGCACACCGCTCCATGTAGCAGCTGAAGCAGGTCATCAGGAAGTCTGCCATATGCTGGTGCAG GCTGGTGCAAACCTTGACATGTGTGATGAGGACCAGCGGACGCCCCTTATGGAGGCCTGTGAGAACAATCATCTTGACACAGTACGCTATCTTCTGAGGGCTGGAGCCATCGTCTCTCACAAG GATGTTGAAGGTTCAACATGTCTCCATCTTGCTGCTAAGACTGGGCACTTCGGCATTGTACAACATTTGCTGTCTACAGGGCTTGTAGATATTAACTGCCAG GATGATGGAGGTTGGACAGCCATGATTTGGGCCACGGAGTACAAACATGTAGACCAAGTAAAACTCTTGCTCTCCAAAGGGGCTGATATCAACATTCGAGACAAG GAGGAAAATATCTGTTTGCACTGGGCGGCATTCTCTGGCTGTGTGGAGATAGCTGAGATCCTGCTTGATGCCAAGTGTGATCTCAACGCTGTCAACATCCATGGAGACTCACCCTCGCACATAGCATCACGGGAGGGCCGGGTCGACTGTGTGAA catgtttctgTCACGGGGGGCTGACATAAGCCTTAAAAACAAAGAAGGAGAGACGCCTATGGAGTGCTGCAGCCAGAACTCGAAAGTTTGGAATGCCCTTCAAGCTAGCAAAAAGCAGAAAGAAGCTAACAGCAAGAATGGCCCTATAGAGAAGCTTCTCAACAG GGACATCGCCAGAGGCTACGAGAAAGTCCCCATCCCGTGTGTGAATGCAGTGGATAGCGAACCCTGTCCTGACAACTACAAATATGTCCCTGATAGCTGTGTGACATCCCCGATGAACATTGACAAAAACATCACCCACTTGCAG TACTGCGTCTGTAAGGACGATTGCTCCTCAGCTAGTTGCATGTGTGGCCAACTCAGCTTGCGCTGCTGGTATGATAAA GAGAGCCGTCTGCTGCCTGAGTTCTGCAATGAGGAGCCACCTCTTATATTTGAGTGCAACCATGCCTGCTCATGCTGGAGAAACTGCAAAAACCGTGTGGTACAGAACGGCCTGAG GATAAGACTGCAGTTGTTCAGGACACAGATGATGGGATGGGGTGTCAAGACATTACAGGATATCCCACAAGGAACGTTTGTGTGCGA ATACGTGGGAGAAATCATCTCTGACGCCGAAGCAGATGTCAGAGAAAATGACTCCTATCTTTTCAGTCTGGACAGCAAG GTGGGTGATATGTACTGTGTTGATGCGCGTTTCTACGGCAACATCAGCCGTTTCATAAACCATCACTGCGAGCCGAATCTGTTCCCGTGTCGAGTGTTCACCTCTCACCAGGACCTCAGATTTCCTCACATCGCGTTCTTCGCCTCCAAGAACATCAGTGCCGGAGACGAACTCGG GTTTGATTACGGCGATCACTTTTGGGACGTTAAAGGGAAGCTGTTCAGCTGCCAGTGTGGCTCATCCAAATGCAAGCACTCAGCCACCGCCGTCGCCCAGAGTCAGGCAGACAGCACGCCGGGAGACCAGCAGCCCAGCGCCCTGCCCGATACCAGCTCGTCCACCCCATCCAGCCCCAGCTAA